GAAACCGCTTATTTAAAGCGTTAGGGATCGACTGAGCGCCCTCGTCGAAGGAGAGCCCGACCCCTTTTTTCTAAGAAATTCGACTAGATCAATTCCATTCGGAACGCCCATTTGAATGAGGAAGAGCTCTCCCACTTTAGAAAACAACGCAAGCTCTGCGAATTGGTTGGCTTGTAAAAGCATTGGGAAAGAGTTATGGGTGAACATCATTTAAATTCCGAATCAAAATCGCATTGAATTTAGTTTCATCTTCCAATTGCGGTATATGTCCAATGCCTGGCATGGTTAGTAATTTTGAATATGGAAATTGAGATTGTAAATAGATACCACGTTTCAATGGAGTCACTGTATCCGCTTCTCCCCAGATGAAAAAAATGGGCATTTTGAGTTCATTCTTTTTTAATTTTAAATCTACAGCGAGCTGGTCGTTCGGTTTAAAAATAAAAAGTTTAAGCCAATTAGCCAAATAATTTGTTGTGTCTTTTATTTTTAGCGGTTGTTGAATGATTTGAATTTTTTCATTAGTTACACATTGGGAATCCTTAACGAAAAGAGAAAACAATATACTTGTTAAATGAGGATTTGTGATCGTTGCATTGAATATACGATTGCGAATCCAAATCAAATCAAAAAACCAATTTAAAATTCCTTCCTTTGTTTGTTGTGATTCTTCTCTATCAATAGAAATAGCGACATCGACTAAATGAATCGAACGAATTTTTTCGGGTATGAGAAGGGCCGTATCTAAAGTAGCACCACCTCCAAACGAATGACCGACTAAATGAACCTTATTTAAATTAAGACTTTGAATCACTGCTGAAATTCTTTTTGCCTGGTCCGAGGAGTTGAGTCGATTCGGATCTGGCCTATCCGAAAAACCAAAAGGAGGAAGATCGATTGCAATCGCATAGTATCCGTTATTTGCTAATTCTTCCATAGTCCCGCGCCAAAGTTCGCTCCAAGAACCCATCCCGTGAATCATAAGGACGGGAGGGTTTACTGGATTACCCGCTGTTTGGGTAAAAATCTCTACATCGCCTGCGGGAATATAAAAGCCTGATTTTGGAGCAATTTCCTTCGCAACCTGAGTTTCACTTGCATAGGCAAGAATCGAATAAAAAGTAATCAAAGAAAAAAGAACACTGAATAAGATCGAACTAAATATTATAACAACTTTCATTAATGTATTAAGAAATAAATTAGAAGTCATAAACATGCTCGATTTCGATTTG
The sequence above is drawn from the Leptospira sp. WS4.C2 genome and encodes:
- a CDS encoding alpha/beta fold hydrolase, yielding MKVVIIFSSILFSVLFSLITFYSILAYASETQVAKEIAPKSGFYIPAGDVEIFTQTAGNPVNPPVLMIHGMGSWSELWRGTMEELANNGYYAIAIDLPPFGFSDRPDPNRLNSSDQAKRISAVIQSLNLNKVHLVGHSFGGGATLDTALLIPEKIRSIHLVDVAISIDREESQQTKEGILNWFFDLIWIRNRIFNATITNPHLTSILFSLFVKDSQCVTNEKIQIIQQPLKIKDTTNYLANWLKLFIFKPNDQLAVDLKLKKNELKMPIFFIWGEADTVTPLKRGIYLQSQFPYSKLLTMPGIGHIPQLEDETKFNAILIRNLNDVHP